TTGGTTGTGTTGCCGAGATTCAAACTATCGGGCTGCTCGCTATCTCGCTCTGAAGTGACGATGTCTACATTATCGCGCCCGATAACGGCGTTCAGTTGCAGCTGATGCTCAGGATGCACTTGAACGGCCAGCTTGGTTTGAAAATCCCAAAAGTTTGGAAACGCGACATCGCCTTCCACCAAGCCCGCGTCTTTCAAAATCGGGCCCACAATTAAATCATAATACGTGCGGCGCGAGGAAATCAGCCACGAGCCTTCAAGGCCGAATGGCGCGCGGCCTTCAAAAATTGCGTTGGCATCGGTGATGTTTGCGTTGAGTTTTCCGGCAATGGCTTTCTCTTGCGTGCCGTCGCGGTTGGTGATGTCTAAAACGGCGGAAAGCCGGTCGCCGTATTTTGCGGGAAAGCCGCCCGTGATGAGCGAAATATCGCTGACAGTTTCGGGGTTGAACATGCTAATTGTGCCGTAGAGCCGATACGGATTGAAAACCTCGATGTCGTCCATGAGCATCAGGTTTTGGTCTGGGCCGGAGCCGCGCACAAAAAGCTGCGAGGAAAAATCGTTTTGCGCGAGCACGCCCGGAATGGCCTGCAAAGAACGCAGCACATCTTCCGCGCCGCCGGCGAGCACTTTCGTCTGCTTCGGCTCGATGCGAAACAAACTGGTGCGCGGATCTTCGGGCGCTTGGCGCTCTTTTGTGGCGACAACTTCAATTGCCGCCGCCGTCACCGCGCTTTCGGTTAGGTAAAAGTTCAAGACGAGCTTGGCATTTTCCTGAATGGTGATCGTGCGCTTTTGCGTTTGATAACCGATAAAACGAGCTAAAATGGTTTGTTCGCCCGCCGGCACATTTGCGATTTTATAACGCCCAGCGGCGTCTGTCACCGTGCCAAGCGTAGTGCCTTCGAGCACGAGCGTGACACCGGCCATTGCTTCATCGGTTTTGCTGTCGAGCACTTTTCCTGAGATTTCGCCGCTACGAAGCGGTTTGGACAAACCGGTCGACATGGGAAAAAGCACAAGACTGAAAGTGAGAAAAATGAGGTGAAAAGAAAACGAGTATTTTAGGTTCATACGCTTGGGCTGATACGTGCTTGTGGTTTAAAAATTCTCGTGAGCCAATATACCGGAACGGAGGCTGTTCCCAATAGGATTCATTTTCGTTATCAGGATAATTCAGGTTTCCATATGTTGCCCGTGTGATGTTGTGTCCTTCGGCTCTGCTCAGGCCACTGGAAAAAGCCTGTCATTCGAGTCTCTTGACGAAGAATCCACAATCGTGAATGGATACTTCACTGCGTTCAGCATGACAGGAAAAAACGAAAATTGTCATTCGAGTCTCTTGACGAAGAATCCACAATCGTGAATGGATACTTCACTGCGTTCAGCATGACACGGGAAAGCTTGTCATTCTGAGGCGGCGAGACGAAGAATTCACAATCGTGAATGGATGCTTCACTGCGTTCAACATGACACGGGAAAGCTTGTCATTCTGAGGCGATAGACGAAGAATCCACAAGTTCCCGAGTGGATGCTTCACTGCGTTCAGCATGACAGGAAAAAACGAAAATTGTCATTCTGAGTCTCTTGACGAAGAATCCACAAAAACAAAGCAGAATATGAAAGATTACTATGTCTACATCTTGGCCAACAAAAAGAATGGCACGCTTTACACTGGCATGACAAACAATATCCAACGCCGAATGTATGAACACAAGCACAAACTAATTGATGGGTTCTCCAAGAAGTATGGTCTGAATCATCTCGTTCATCTTGAAATTTGCCAAGATGTTTCTGCAGCGATTGCCAGAGAAAAACAAATTAAAGGCTGGAAAAGAGAAAAGAAAGTTGCTTTGATAGAATCCCGAAATCCAACCTGGAAAGATCTATGTGATGAATTTGGCTTTTGCTTTGAATCCAGAACATAATGCTGCCATAAAATGGTGGATGCTTCACTGCGTTCAGCATGACACGGGAAAGCCTGTCATTCGAGTCTCTTGACGAAGAATCCACATGTCAAGAGTGGATGCTTCACTGCGTTCAGCATGACACGGGAATGCTTGTCATTCTGAGGCGATAGACGAAGAATCCACAAGTTCCCGAGTGGAAATGAAATGAGGGATGGTTCTCTAACAGTGAAGCGGGCTTTTTTCTAAAGCCCTTTTTTGTACAAATAGTCCAGCACTTTGGAAAGCAGCGCCTGATTGTTCTCAAAATATTCGGGGTTTTGCAGCATTTGCTCCGGTGTTTGTACGTAGCGTCCTGGCGCGAGGTCGTCGGGGCAATTTTCCACCAAAGCGGAAATAGTCTGTGGGTTCATTTCCAAATGGAACTGCAGGCCGAGCACGCGATCGCCAAGCAAAAATGCCTGATTTTGGCAACCGTCACTTTTAGCCAAATGAATGGAGCCTTTTGGTAAATCAAACGTTTCGCCATGCCAATGAAACACATTGAGCGTCTCAGGAAATAGTGCTCCGAGCGGATGATGTGCGGCCAGCGGAATGCGCTCTATACGAAACCACCCAATTTCTCGTTCTTTGTTGCGCATAACCGGTTCTCCCGAAACGCTTGCCAGCAACTGCGCCCC
Above is a window of Chloroherpeton thalassium ATCC 35110 DNA encoding:
- a CDS encoding GIY-YIG nuclease family protein — translated: MKDYYVYILANKKNGTLYTGMTNNIQRRMYEHKHKLIDGFSKKYGLNHLVHLEICQDVSAAIAREKQIKGWKREKKVALIESRNPTWKDLCDEFGFCFESRT
- a CDS encoding type 1 glutamine amidotransferase, with the translated sequence MRVHFLQHVPYEGLGNIENWLKLKGASISSTPLFQDAPFPNPDELDWLIVMGGPMSINDEAEFPWLKKEKKFIAQVIDRDTPVLGICLGAQLLASVSGEPVMRNKEREIGWFRIERIPLAAHHPLGALFPETLNVFHWHGETFDLPKGSIHLAKSDGCQNQAFLLGDRVLGLQFHLEMNPQTISALVENCPDDLAPGRYVQTPEQMLQNPEYFENNQALLSKVLDYLYKKGL